In the genome of Synechococcales cyanobacterium T60_A2020_003, one region contains:
- a CDS encoding IS5/IS1182 family transposase, translated as YHRRSIAETTMFRFKTIFGGNLSARQFDNQAVELFIKCVALNRMIQIAKPDSYKVEG; from the coding sequence GCTATCATCGTCGTTCGATTGCTGAAACTACCATGTTCCGCTTTAAGACTATTTTTGGGGGCAATCTCAGTGCACGTCAATTTGACAATCAAGCCGTGGAATTGTTCATCAAATGTGTTGCGCTCAACCGCATGATTCAGATCGCTAAACCCGATAGCTACAAGGTTGAAGGTTAA
- a CDS encoding molybdenum cofactor biosynthesis protein MoaE, giving the protein MPTAATDDFRIGFAPLSLDEVYRIADDPANGAIVVMSGMVRQQTDGKPVVALEYQAYEPMALHVFQQIADQIRAQWTDVTHVVIHHRTGRLTVGEISVLVAVGCPHRSEAFAACKYAIDTLKHNAPIWKKEHWADGSSSWVSIGACEQMVEGC; this is encoded by the coding sequence ATGCCCACTGCTGCCACCGATGATTTTCGGATTGGCTTTGCGCCGCTATCCCTGGATGAGGTGTATCGCATCGCCGATGATCCCGCAAATGGGGCGATCGTGGTGATGAGCGGCATGGTGCGTCAGCAAACCGATGGCAAACCCGTGGTGGCGCTGGAATATCAAGCCTATGAACCGATGGCGCTCCATGTGTTTCAGCAGATTGCCGATCAAATTCGGGCCCAGTGGACGGACGTAACTCATGTGGTGATCCATCACCGAACGGGACGACTAACAGTGGGGGAAATTAGCGTGCTGGTGGCGGTGGGCTGTCCCCATCGGTCGGAGGCGTTTGCTGCCTGCAAGTACGCGATTGATACCCTCAAACACAATGCGCCCATTTGGAAAAAAGAACACTGGGCGGATGGTTCGAGTAGCTGGGTCAGTATTGGAGCCTGCGAGCAGATGGTAGAGGGTTGTTAA